The following DNA comes from Bos indicus isolate NIAB-ARS_2022 breed Sahiwal x Tharparkar chromosome 3, NIAB-ARS_B.indTharparkar_mat_pri_1.0, whole genome shotgun sequence.
GGTATTGAAGCACAGATGGTTCTAGAACACTCCCAGGATTCACAGACCATGAAGGGATTCTGAATAAGTCTGAGAGCAAATTGAGCAGGAAGCAGCTCTCTGAGTTTGGAGCAGTATCTGAGGTGCAATCTGGTACTAGCTACAGTCATTCCGTGAAGTCTGAATCCCAACAGGAATTCCCCACCAGACTTCAGGAATTTAGTGGGTTTCCTGATGACCTGTGATTTGTTCATTTCCTTCAGCAATCACTACAGGCAGAGGAAAAACACTTTCAGTTGAAATTGCCACCTCCCCCCCTCTCCATACTTCCATTGTTTAACAGCTTATGCTAATAACACAGCCTGTCAAGTGTAACAGGAAGGCAGGTTCCACGGTGCCCTCACCAACTGGGCGGGCATGCCTGggcgctcagtcgtgcctgactctgcgatcccgtggactgtagcccaccaggctcctctgtccactgcgGGCCTCATGAGAGACAACCAGGGATCTCTTTTCCAGTGTTACCACTGTGCCCCAGACAGCACTTCGTACACAAACAGGCTTGGGCATTTTACCCCAGCTTCTAGACCAAAGGTTCAGACCACAGCATTAAAGAAAATGACATATTCACATCCCTTTTCACACTTAaaaatttcctcaaaaagtttttatttttacattatgatTTTTCATGTTTGATCTTAGCCCCAAATAATTGCTTTGCATAATAGTGGGAAAGAAAATGCATGTAAAAGGCACATTTCACACCTGAGTGACTGCCAAAGTCAATCCTGAAGCTACTCAATGGGAGCGGTCACCCAAACTGGAGCTTAGACTTGAAGGAAAAAGTTGCTCCTGTTAagtatttaaaatgctttttcccaTGTATGGAATATGTTGGATTGGTTTTTGCGTTATTCGTACCTTCCCAGAACAATACGCTGAGCCCCTCTGCAGAGCAAGCAGAGTGAAGGTCCATTGTCTTCTTCCTCTGAGGAAGGAAGTGCAGGAGTGGAATTCAGAGCAGAAAAGACTGGAGACAGCCTCAGGCCtgagatgctttttaattgtagCCAGGGAGGGGTCTCAGGCCTCAtcacggggtgggggtggggggctgggaatGACAGGGCTAGGCAGAAAGGGCCCATCCCTCCCCCTTTAGTTACGGATAtggcttcttttccttcctcttcctatCTTTTCTCCACTTTGTCCCTTTTAAGGAGGTTAAAAATCTGGTCGGTTCTCAGCTGGGAGTCCTCCGGGTCATTCAGTCTGGGGACAGCCAGGGGGTACCCAGGGGGTTTCAGGCCAGCACTGCTCTAAGCCATGCTCTCTCAGTAAGGAGCATCTGGGCTACTGTAGTCTGGGGTAAGTGCCCACATCAGCAGCTTTGGGTGTTTTACTGACATTACTAATGACTTGGAATCTGATAGCAGCTCTGGTCTCTCTCTGAAGAAGGTCTGTGTGCACACCCAGCTCCATTCCCACCTCAATGGGAGAGGGTTATGGACCCCAGGTAGATGATCCTGTGGCCACTCTCATTTCCTGCTTCTTTCTGAGGGGGAGGGTGGCACCTCTGCACACGATGGAGGAGGGAGACTTCCACGGTGCCCAGCCAGTTAGGGGACTAAACGAGGGCACATCCCCAGAGACCATTTCCGCCCAAGGTCTCAGGCTAGAGATCTGTCATGGCTCCCTCTCCCAGGCTCACAAAGCAAAAGGCCGGCGAACAAGTCAGCCTTCAGAAAAACCAACCACCCACCATTGGTTAGGAGAAAAAAACCAAACCAGCAAACCCAAACCAAACCATTTTATTGTATActttctaccagaaaattactaaaaatataaatataaaatctctAGAAAATACTCGGAATAGCTCTGTAATATTCTTCTTCCCCTAAACTGGGGCCAACCTCTTGGTTCTTTAAAAGCTGATTGATTACAAGAAGGTCTTCATCACTCACATTCGTTAACATATTACATTTCTCTCTGTGCCAGGGGAGTATGAATATGCCACCTTTTTGCCAGGTTCTGGAAGCTCACCTTCCATCTGTCAGGGTAAAGCTATTGCTGAATATGGGGATACAGGGGAGTGGGACCAGAATGTGGAAAAAACTCCATGGCCCCACTTCCTTCTGAGGACATAGAAGACATTTCTCCTTGGTGCCCTGTCCTTGAGCAGACTGGGCCACCCCAGGGTGAAGCCTCCAGAGAAGCTGGAGTCAccctgaggggtgtgtgtgtgtgtcaggggtgaCAGCATATTGCAGTTACAGGAAGGTCAGGTGTTGAGATGGACACAGGAAGCCAAGTGGGGTTTTACATAGACAGCTGGTCTGTGCCAGGGCCCTCGGCAGGATAGACATTGCTGTTCCTGTCGGCCTTTGGGAACCTCTTGTCCCCTAGTACTAGGCACTCTCTGCAGCATTTAGGACTCGATTTTAGCCTCAGagagctcccccaccccctgctgcaGAAGAATGGCTGAGGTGGCGACCAGAGAGAGGCCACCTGGACACTGACACAGGGTCCCACTGCCTCTTCCTCATTCAGCACTGGACACGAGCCTGAGGAACTCTGGGGTCACCCTGTCCATGGTCCTGGGACAGCCTGACAGGATGCCTGTGCTGACTCCCGGGCCTCAGTGGCGTCTGGGTGTTTGAACCAGCCCTGGCCTGCCACCACTGTACCTATGGCTACAGTACCACCCGGCCAGAGGCACGCTGGTCCCTGGGAGAGCAGCAGACCAGAGTGTAGATACTCAGTAAGTTTCTCATCAGAAGCAAACTGAACTTCTGGCATGGAAGTGCAAATCAAAGGGGGCTAGCTCCCAGCATGTGGGTTTAGCtctgttccccacccccagctgtgtGTTTTGTGCAGAACCCCAAGCCAATATGGGAAAACTCACAGGCCCCCAAAATGTTAGTCCTGAGAACTTCTGAGCATTGAGGGCAGATATCGCATCCTTGTGATGTTCCTGGAATAAGGCAGGATCGACTCAATTCAGTAACAGCCTTGCTCACTTCACAATGGCCTGCCAGGTGCCTGGGATGCTGGGACCCTTCTGAGGAAGAGGAGACAAAGCATTGCTGTGAGAAGACAAGGCCGTGGCAGAGCTGAGGCCTGGCCGTGTGGCTGCAGACGCGAGCACACGGGGCAGGAGCAGCCTGCACGCTGGTGATCCCCCGAGGCTCCCGGGTCCACGGAGGTGCTGAGGGGGGAGCAGGAAGTGGGTGATGAGAGGAAGTGGGCAGTGAGCTCTGGGGCACCCAGAAGGGGAAGCCAAGCGATGACTAGAAACGGAGGCAGCAGGAATTGCAGGAAGAGGAATGAAGACCCTGCTCTGGCCGGACGAGCCCCCTCAGCCTTCTCCCAGGGACCAGCCACCCTGCTTAAGAAAAGGCGCGTTCTCTTCTTGCTGCAAAGGCCCCCAAGGCTGGGATCAACCCCTGACAGGGTCTCCTGGCCACAGGAAAGCAGCAGGACAGGACTCCTGGTGGGAGACAGGAACACAGAGGTGGGTTAACACAGGAGGGCGGAACCAGTGCAGCTGGGGGAACTGCCAGTCCGTCACAGGGACCCCAGAGCAGGTGCACAGAGAGCGCCTTCAGGGCAAGAGCAGAGTGCCCCCTCCTCAAGGGCAGCCTGCCCAGCCTCTCACCATACTCCAACCTCTCACACCCTCCACCTTGGTCCTCACACTGTTCACCTTCATCCTCGCACTTAGCATGCTTAGAGCCTGGAACTACATCTCGGTAGGCTGTGAGGCCCCATAGATGCCCTGAGTCCTAATGACTACTCTTCCCATGGCCTTCTCCACTACTGCTCTGTGTTCTCTCGGGACCAGCTCCATGGATGCCAGGTTCCCGGGCCCTCCCCCCGAATGACGTCAGAACTTGCTCTGCTGCTTCTGCAAGGGCCTGCCTAGCCCTGTCTTCATGCACAGCGTGGGAAGCCCGGGTCCCTCCTTCTGGGCAGGGAGCACGAGAGTAGCTGGGCACCATCATTCCCAAAGCCTCTGGACACTCCCACACTGGGCAGGTGCCCTCGGCGGCTGGCTCTATGCCCTGCCCCAGGGAGGGCTCACCATGCTCCCCGTCTAGAGGAGAAGCCCCTGTGAGCACTGGGCGACAAGGCTGCCCAGGGTCTCAGGCATAAGCATCTCCCTCAGCCTGCATGCACGTGGGCAGAGGCAAGGGGACAGCCTGAGGCCTGCAGTGTCTTGTGACCAGGAAAAGCTGCGGCTGCGCTGTGCTCTGGTGTGGCTTTCTGGGTCTGGGCCCGTCACCAAGCCAAACCCAGCATCCCCCATCCAATCTGACTGCCCCTGAGGCAGGAGGCCTCTGGGCAcccagggaggagaaggaaggaaccAGGAGGGCgaggaaaagagaagagcagGCGGCATTTGGAAGACAGGCAAAGAGAACAGCCTTCATCCTGTGCTGCTGGCCCTGCACGCCCATGGGAAGCCAGGGCACCATGGGAGCAGAGGTGCCCCAACATCCAAGGGCTGCAGCCAGCATGCAGAGAAGCTGGGATGGCACCCAAGGGAGTACTTTtccattccatggacagactcTTGGACTATACAACCACTTGGACCAGTGGCCCTGCAATCACCAGGAGAATCACTCTGCCATGCCTTGTGCAAGGGGGACAGACAGCAGGAGAGAGGGCAGAGCCAGGGTGCACGGtggaggagagggcagagggagggagctcAGCAGCTCTACTCAAAGGACAGCAGGTCTGGGTGAGGGCCCTCATTGTCAACACTGGAGGTCCGCGCCCGTGGAGGTGGGCTGCCGTCCTCCGGAGACTCGGCCAGGCTGATGGGGCTCAGGCTGAGTTTGAGGCCATTTCTCTCCATGAGGCCAGGGGAGGAGGCCCTTCGGCACTCAGTCACCTTGAGCTTGGGGTCGTCCTGGCCGTCTTTGTGGATGAGATCAGGTACCGACACGGAAACCTCTCCATTGGGCACAGCGTCATCCCTGTCCACCACCTCTGTGGTGGCCTCTGGCTGGGAAGCATCGGCTGGGCTGGGTTGGGCGGAAGACGAGACCTGGGGCTGCCCAGATGACATCTCTGTCCCATACTCCAGACTGCTTAGGACAGGCTGTGACGAAATCAGCATGTCCTGGGTGGTCTTCAGGGCCCGAGGGGTTCGCTTCCTGGTGGCAGGAGGTGGAGGATCCAGCCGAGGGAATGCTTCTTGCAGGGCTGACCTGTAAAGTTGATGTCAGTGCTCTGAGGCTGGCGAGACACCAGTCCCTGCTGTGTTCTCGCATCTCTAACTCCAACTGCATTTTCCACTCACCCACCCAGGGGGGCGCTTTACACTCTGGACTCTCATCCTTGGTTTAGCATGAGTCTCAGCAGTGTGAGTGCAAATGGCTTTGGGGCTGTCACATGCTCACTCGGTCTTCAGAGCAGCACAGAGTTAACACTGGGCCCACTGGTGAACTGCATCTCATCAGAACCTATGCAATAGCTCTCAAAAGTTGCATCATCACCCTCCAAGTGCACTTGCCTAAAACAAGGCCCCAAATGGGAGGCTTCCCCCGCACCTGCCCAAACATGGGCTTCTCCACTACTGACTGTCAGGGCAGGGCTCCTCACACGGGGCTGGGTGTTGGAATCCCCCTGGGAAGCGTGCTTTCCACaatacctgggtttgaatccaacTCTGCTGATCACTAACTTTGTACCCTTAAGCTCCTCACGTTACCACTCTGAACCTACACTGtctgcaaaatggaaatgatacCGTCTACCTCGGAGGACTGTGGCAGGGTCAGTAACAGAGCGCAGctgaagcacagcacagcgcCGGGACGTGATGCGCATGCCGGGAACTTCCGCTGTGGCGGCGGACGGTGAAGCCGGCTTCCCCAAACGTCACCCTTCAGCTATTCTCATGTGACCACCTCACGTCCCTTCCCCAGGGTCATTCTCCTCTCGAGACACTACAGTTTCTCTGCAAGCCCCTTCCTGGTCCACAGACCCGCAGGGAGGTGATAGGTGGTGCACTCACCTTCCGTCATCCCCGTCAGCCCCGCCGGCCAGTTGGGCCCCTGCGGTCTTGTTGACCTCTGTTGTGCCCACGCTGCCCAGGCTCGAGGGCTCCTTTCTCCGCAGGAAGTCATTCACTTTGGCCCCCACCGCTTTGCCCAGGCTCTTGAGGTGCTGACTGCTGCCCACCCAGAGTCCGGGCCCCCCGGGCTCCACAGACCCCTGAGCAGCAGCGCTGGGGGCCGTTGGCCTGGACAAGTGGGGGAAGGAGCGGCTCGACTGGAGCTTGGGAGTGAGGGCTGTGTTCAGGTTCTCAAACATGCTGTGGTCGACTACaaacaaagaggaaagagagagccggtgaggggaggggagcgggTACTTCTTTCCCTATCACTGCCGGTCTTCTCCTTACACCACACCCACAACTTTGTAACCTCGCGAGTCAAGAGCGCGCCAGCAGATACCCTTGAACCTTGCAATCCGGTTGTCTTGATGGGCTGTGGGACCAGAAATTCTAGTTCTGCCTCACCCAGGTTAATCAGTGATGAACGCTAGCCacaaaaaaaaagccaacttaTCCCTTTAAGCCTGCCTCCTTGACTCCCAGCCTACCTGCTTACCTTGGGGTCACCAGGCCTTCTAAAGTAAAGGAAACCAGGATGAAGCGATGAGATGTACAGTTTTATGCTGCGGTGAGCGCATGGCACTGACTCGGGTACTGGGGTAGAAGCCGGTGGAGGAAGGGCGAGAGGCCTGCGGTTGGAGGCTCTCTGCTAAAGAGGTACACGCGTAGCATGCTTTCTCCACGGAAAATGCTCACTTCTCCAGGTGTGGAATCTGGGAGAACGGACCAGCTGTTTGAGGAGGGATGGTGTGAACCAAACGGATGAGTGCTTGGTGCCAAGGAAGTACGAGGAAGCTGACAAACACCAGCTCACTTAATCCTCAGGACAACCTAGTGAGGTGGGGTGTGGTTAAGACTTTTACTATGGAGGAGGAAAACGGGGCTCAGAGCAGTGAACTGCTGGGCCTCAGGTCACAGGCCAGTTACGGGTGCTGTGGGAACTACAAACCAGGGTTTCTCACCCGAAGTTCAGAGCTCGTCCCACTCCCTTCCCTGCCTTGCCTGCTGTCTAAATATGCCTTGTGGACACTCCTCTTAGGGATCCCTCTTCAGCTGGAAGGATTAATTAACTCAAAGGGCTGAGAGGAGACCCACTGAGTTGTTGGTACCTGCAAGGCAGTGGCCATGTCTCATTCATCTTTGTGTCCTTGACAgctagcacacagtaggtactcaaaatAAATACCCTGAACTGCCAAACCCATTTGCAGATAGAGAACTGTGGAGACCAAGACCGCAGCAGCTCTGCGATGTGTAACTGGAATGGCTGGAGCTCAGGGTTCTCAGGAGTTCAAGGTTCATGCCCCATACACCCTGGCATGGGGCAGCGTCTCCCCACCCGGAAATTCAGCTCAGGTCTCAGTGCAGCCAGACCCATGCTAGCACCTTGCAAGCAGGCTGGAGGTTCCTGTCCTTCCCAACCGTTCCAGGTACTTTTGTCAACCTGTGGGGAGGAGAGGTTGCCTTTGGTCACAGGCTCCTCTTCTAAGTGTCTATTCTTGCTGAGCCTTCCTAAGAGGAACTGAGATTAGGGTGTGTATTTCCTTCtgttgaaaaaagtgaaagtgttagctgttctgctgtgtccaactctttgtgaccccatggactgtagcccacaggctcctctgtccagggaattctccaggtaggaatgcAGGagtattccttctccaggggatcttcccaactcagggactgaacccaggtctcctgcattgcaggtggattctttctaaTCTGAGCCAGCCTGGAAGCCACTTTATTGAACTTGCGCATAAAGCACttctctgccctgccctgctgAGTCCTGGGTCACAGGGAGCATTTCTCTCTATTGTGGTTTCAAGCAGAGATCTCTCTTCTGAGCCAACTACCTCAATAAGCCAGATGGTGAGGGTCTTTAGAGGTAGGAGGCAGCTGTGGGAAGAGTGGAATCTCCCCCTTTGGTGAGCCCCAGTCTTCACCTCTGTAACTGACCCTAACCCACATGCAGGAAAagcacctctgcaggagacatgcCAGGAACTTGGGTAGAGCACCGCTGGGACACCAGGCACAGAGCCAGCTGGTTCAGGCTGGCTGACTTCCGGGTGTAGACCCACCACACCAGCAGGAGATCCTGGCCCATCGTACAACAGGGGTATCAACTCGAGTCTTCTCCTGAGAGTGTAAATCTTGCCATGTCATCCACTTTTGCGTGATTTACCTATCATGTCCCATATTCTTCAAAGTCTTCTttgatcatgaactcctggaaACTAACGCGTTTAATGATTTCCCCCCAAATCAGAAAGTATTTGGGCCACCATGAAACTAGAGCGAGTGTTCAAGAGAGGTAGGCTGGGGAAGAAGGCCAATCCCCACCACTTCTGGGCTCACATAGTTCTGTGGCTGTTTTCTTATTGGTTTAATGTGAATTTTCAGAGCAgacacattcatttttaaaagtgtaagtACCAAAAGCACCTGGCAAAGTAACTTGTAAATTGCAAGCcccttttattataattattgagGAAGCAGTCTAATAAACATAACTTTTTGACTAAGCATCATTTTAGATTTCCTGTACTACTTGCTTCTCTACCCGTCAGAATGTATTTGCTGAATTCTTAAGTAATTTAAATATAGCCCATCATGTACTCTCTTCACAATTCTCTGCAGTCTTCTGGTAAATACATCTtgtctttataataaaataagcTCCTTGCTGGGCTGTAGCATCTTGAGGGATATTTCTGGTCTACAATGCTCAGCATAGGGCCTTGCACAATAGCAGGCATTTAGCAAATAGTTTAATTGAATTGACTTTTGACATGAATGCTTAAAACTGACTGCATTAGGAGCTAACATCGTAGAGAAACTGTTCTCCAAGCCCTTTTCCATTTAGAAAAGTCATTCAAAACCCCCTCCTGTGGGAGTGGTCCACAGGGGCTCTTGAGGTCAGACTGGGAGGAACTCCAGCCTCCGACACAGGACTCTCCCTGGGGCTTCCTTCATCTCCCCATCTGAGGGGTGTGCAGCAAGCCCCTTTCCTGCTGAAAGCATTAAAACTCACACACTGTCAGGACCAGAAGCGTGGTGGTTCAGAAAGTAACAGTGATGGTGGAAAGGAAGGTAAGTGGACCCCAACCAGGTGACCCTCCCCAGAGCACCCCCAGCATGCACACAGCCAAGCAGAGTGGAACATCTGGGGCCAAAGTCATCCGTAAGAAAGATGGTATCTTACCTGTCCGAGAAAGGGGCTCGGAAAGCAGGTGGGAAACAAACGAGAGAGAGACACGTTTTATGTAGTGACCGACCACGTGGGGAGTGTCATCTCCTGTCTGGGCCACCAGCAACAACACACCAAGAGGACATAGCATGCAAGACAGGGGCCCTGTTATGAGGCACGCAGGACGACCGGGTGCTTGTTAATAACCAGATCAAAACAGAGTCAGATTTTAAAAACTCTCCCAACAGGCTCTGATGTAGCCTCTTGTATTTCCCCCCATATTCTGAGCCCCCTTTGCATTAAGTATATCTGGAGTTCCTAGCTGGCGGCAGGAGGAATGGAATAGGCCAGGGCAGGATGAAGCTCTAAGTCTCCTGGGTCCTGCATCACTCCTTCGTTGTCTCATTTCCACATGTAAATCACTAGATTTAAGACCAGGAAGATGGTCATCCACTCCAACCACGCCAATTAACAGAACGGGAAAAGCAGGTGGCAGAGAGGAATGCCTCATACCCACAGGGAGCTGAATGGTAGACCCAAATTTAGAACTCACACAGGCTGACTCCCTGAGCCCTGATCTTTCTGCACGCCAGGGCAGCCAACTGAAATTGCCAATACCTTAAAGTTGCCAAGGTACATAGTATCAGTTTGCATCCTAACACGTTCTAACATTCCAGACCAGGCTGTGGAGGCAGCGCGTGAGGAGAGTACATTCCCCACACTGCCCCCGGCAAACGTTTGAGTGCTGTGAACACACAGGGACAGGAGGCCAACTCCAGGCTCTCACACGCAGACGCTCACTCACACTTGGTCCACACACAGCAGG
Coding sequences within:
- the C3H1orf226 gene encoding uncharacterized protein C1orf226 homolog isoform X6, which translates into the protein MVDHSMFENLNTALTPKLQSSRSFPHLSRPTAPSAAAQGSVEPGGPGLWVGSSQHLKSLGKAVGAKVNDFLRRKEPSSLGSVGTTEVNKTAGAQLAGGADGDDGRSALQEAFPRLDPPPPATRKRTPRALKTTQDMLISSQPVLSSLEYGTEMSSGQPQVSSSAQPSPADASQPEATTEVVDRDDAVPNGEVSVSVPDLIHKDGQDDPKLKVTECRRASSPGLMERNGLKLSLSPISLAESPEDGSPPPRARTSSVDNEGPHPDLLSFE
- the C3H1orf226 gene encoding uncharacterized protein C1orf226 homolog isoform X5, which encodes MLCPLGVLLLVAQTGDDTPHVVGHYIKRVSLSFVSHLLSEPLSRTVDHSMFENLNTALTPKLQSSRSFPHLSRPTAPSAAAQGSVEPGGPGLWVGSSQHLKSLGKAVGAKVNDFLRRKEPSSLGSVGTTEVNKTAGAQLAGGADGDDGRSALQEAFPRLDPPPPATRKRTPRALKTTQDMLISSQPVLSSLEYGTEMSSGQPQVSSSAQPSPADASQPEATTEVVDRDDAVPNGEVSVSVPDLIHKDGQDDPKLKVTECRRASSPGLMERNGLKLSLSPISLAESPEDGSPPPRARTSSVDNEGPHPDLLSFE
- the C3H1orf226 gene encoding uncharacterized protein C1orf226 homolog isoform X7, which produces MFENLNTALTPKLQSSRSFPHLSRPTAPSAAAQGSVEPGGPGLWVGSSQHLKSLGKAVGAKVNDFLRRKEPSSLGSVGTTEVNKTAGAQLAGGADGDDGRSALQEAFPRLDPPPPATRKRTPRALKTTQDMLISSQPVLSSLEYGTEMSSGQPQVSSSAQPSPADASQPEATTEVVDRDDAVPNGEVSVSVPDLIHKDGQDDPKLKVTECRRASSPGLMERNGLKLSLSPISLAESPEDGSPPPRARTSSVDNEGPHPDLLSFE